The Streptomyces aurantiacus genome includes a region encoding these proteins:
- a CDS encoding XRE family transcriptional regulator has translation MPLVRADALIAARSYDGREREQANELLALTYQSTAMVLGKVGEVDLAWIAADRGLGAAQQSGNPAVIGSLFRSVGHCLLSTGRFDAAVQLIGDASDYLRPGLSGASPEFLSIYGTLFLAGSIAAARAEERSTVREFLAEADQAARQLGQDANHMWTAFGPTNVDIHRVATAGELGDMQVAVDLGPRIDTSGLPTERRTRHNIEVARALSAHNRVDDALAMILEAESWAPEQVRSHYLARELVLTWVRNQRGRPSRAMADLADRLHVV, from the coding sequence TTGCCCCTGGTGCGGGCGGACGCTCTCATTGCGGCGAGGTCGTACGACGGCCGTGAGCGTGAGCAGGCCAACGAGCTGCTTGCGCTGACGTATCAGAGCACTGCCATGGTCCTCGGGAAAGTGGGCGAGGTGGACCTCGCCTGGATTGCTGCCGATCGCGGATTGGGCGCGGCGCAGCAGTCCGGCAACCCCGCCGTCATCGGCTCACTCTTCCGGTCCGTGGGGCACTGTCTCCTGTCGACTGGCCGCTTTGACGCCGCAGTACAGCTCATCGGTGATGCATCCGACTACCTTCGCCCGGGCCTCTCTGGAGCCAGTCCGGAGTTCCTGTCGATCTACGGGACGCTCTTCCTCGCTGGCTCGATAGCAGCCGCCCGGGCAGAGGAGCGCTCGACCGTGCGCGAGTTCCTCGCCGAGGCCGACCAGGCAGCCCGCCAACTCGGGCAGGATGCGAACCACATGTGGACCGCTTTCGGCCCGACCAACGTCGACATCCACCGTGTGGCCACCGCGGGTGAGCTGGGCGACATGCAGGTAGCCGTCGATCTCGGGCCGCGGATCGACACCAGCGGCCTCCCGACGGAGCGCCGGACGCGGCACAACATCGAGGTAGCCCGTGCCCTCAGCGCACACAATCGTGTCGACGACGCCTTGGCGATGATCCTTGAAGCCGAGTCTTGGGCACCGGAGCAGGTACGGAGCCACTACCTGGCCCGAGAACTCGTACTCACCTGGGTACGTAACCAGCGTGGCCGGCCGAGCCGGGCCATGGCGGATCTCGCCGATCGGCTGCATGTGGTCTAG
- a CDS encoding helix-turn-helix domain-containing protein → MRGMTTNLTIGERVAWYRRRRGMSQEVLAGFVGRTVDWLSRAENNRMELDRLSVIKTLADALDVSLGDLLAEPTLMEWTADSGNRTVPALRSALMNYRQLTPLLGVPTEGDPAPLDELRASVKDIMGAY, encoded by the coding sequence ATGCGAGGAATGACGACGAACCTGACGATCGGTGAGCGAGTTGCTTGGTACCGCCGTAGGCGCGGCATGTCCCAAGAGGTGTTGGCCGGATTCGTCGGCCGCACGGTCGACTGGCTGAGCAGAGCTGAGAACAACCGGATGGAGCTCGACCGACTCTCGGTCATCAAGACGTTGGCCGATGCCCTGGACGTGTCCCTCGGTGACCTGCTTGCCGAACCGACTCTCATGGAGTGGACCGCCGACAGCGGCAACCGCACGGTGCCGGCACTTCGGTCGGCGCTGATGAACTACCGCCAGCTGACGCCGTTGTTGGGGGTGCCGACCGAGGGCGACCCCGCGCCCCTGGACGAGCTTCGCGCCAGCGTCAAGGACATCATGGGTGCCTACTAG
- a CDS encoding tyrosine-type recombinase/integrase yields MAGHIQDRWYKTAPGPDGKPVKGKSDRYGNGLRYRARYIGPDGTEKSKSFPDRQKRRAEEWLAETAADMSRGQYVDPKAARTTFQQYAERWLAGQTTDLNTRIGAETRLRLHAFPRIGARPLGSFRPVHIREFVRDLENDSIGGAYARNIYANVRAVLSAAVDDGHLARNPCSAASVRPPSVSATRVVPWLPSQVRAVRDALPERYRAMVDVGSGCGLRQGEIIGLAEDTSQLDSDTLRVTTQVKLVRGVAVFAPPKGNKERDVPLPSSVASALQQHVKSHPPVAIKLPWMRPDGPLTERRLIFTNTADGIVWRSNFNVYEWKRALAAAGLIPTPESGKPYASARHHGMHALRHFYASVLLDAGESIKAVSEYLGHSDPAMTLRVYAHLMPSSSERARRALDGVFGDDASL; encoded by the coding sequence ATGGCTGGCCACATCCAAGATCGCTGGTACAAGACCGCGCCCGGTCCGGACGGCAAGCCGGTAAAGGGCAAGAGCGACCGCTACGGCAACGGGCTCCGCTACCGGGCCCGGTACATCGGGCCGGACGGCACCGAGAAGAGCAAGTCCTTCCCGGACCGTCAAAAGCGCCGTGCCGAAGAGTGGTTGGCCGAGACAGCTGCCGACATGTCCCGTGGTCAGTACGTCGACCCCAAGGCTGCCCGGACGACCTTCCAGCAGTACGCGGAACGCTGGCTCGCTGGGCAGACGACCGACCTGAACACACGCATCGGAGCGGAGACCCGTCTTCGGCTGCATGCCTTCCCTCGAATCGGGGCGCGTCCGCTCGGGTCCTTCCGCCCGGTCCACATCCGCGAGTTCGTGCGCGACCTGGAGAACGACTCGATAGGTGGCGCCTACGCCCGCAACATCTACGCCAACGTCCGCGCGGTGCTCTCGGCCGCCGTGGATGACGGCCACCTCGCCCGGAACCCATGCTCGGCCGCGTCCGTCCGCCCGCCCTCCGTCTCGGCCACCCGGGTCGTGCCCTGGCTCCCGTCCCAGGTGCGTGCGGTCCGCGACGCTCTGCCCGAGCGCTACCGAGCCATGGTCGACGTCGGCAGCGGCTGCGGCCTCCGACAGGGCGAGATCATCGGCCTGGCCGAAGACACCTCTCAGCTCGACAGCGACACCCTTCGGGTCACCACTCAGGTCAAGCTGGTCCGGGGCGTCGCCGTCTTCGCTCCGCCCAAGGGCAACAAGGAGCGTGACGTACCGCTGCCGTCCTCGGTCGCCTCCGCCCTGCAGCAGCATGTGAAGAGTCACCCGCCCGTGGCGATCAAGCTGCCGTGGATGCGACCGGATGGCCCGCTCACCGAACGGCGTCTGATCTTCACCAACACAGCCGACGGGATCGTCTGGCGCAGCAACTTCAACGTCTACGAGTGGAAGCGCGCTCTTGCGGCCGCCGGCCTTATTCCGACACCCGAATCCGGCAAGCCGTACGCGTCGGCCCGGCACCACGGGATGCACGCCCTGCGCCACTTCTACGCCTCAGTCCTCCTAGACGCGGGCGAGAGCATCAAGGCCGTGAGCGAATACCTCGGGCACTCCGATCCGGCGATGACGCTGCGGGTGTACGCGCACTTGATGCCGAGCAGCAGTGAGCGTGCCCGCCGGGCCCTGGATGGGGTCTTCGGCGACGATGCATCCCTGTAA
- a CDS encoding phosphatidate cytidylyltransferase — protein MNDSSWGAPPQAGYWGPSDQGPVQGVAPAGPAYDAHNAQQTRPMPDVPAHGGDQDDDRGAARTGGPLFRDETPTPPHRAPSQNPQEPMSSAAQPAPAPQKKSAGRDLGAAIGVGVGLGAVIVASLFVVKAAFIGVITVAVVVGLWELTSRLAERKGIKAPLVPLALGGAAMVVAGYVRGAEGAWVAMALTALAVLVWRMTEPPEGYLKDVTAGVFAAFYIPFLATFVAMMLSADDGARRVLVFLLLAVVSDTGAYAVGWRFGKHKLAPRISPGKTREGLFGAVAFAMVAGALCMHFLIDDGTWWQGLVLGVAVAGSATLGDLGESMIKRDLGIKDMGTLLPGHGGIMDRLDSLLPTAPVVWLLLVIFVGSG, from the coding sequence ATGAACGACTCTTCCTGGGGGGCGCCGCCGCAAGCCGGGTACTGGGGGCCGTCCGACCAGGGGCCTGTCCAGGGGGTTGCCCCGGCGGGTCCCGCGTACGATGCGCACAACGCGCAGCAGACTCGCCCCATGCCCGACGTACCCGCACACGGCGGAGACCAGGACGACGACCGGGGGGCTGCTCGGACGGGCGGCCCCCTGTTCCGCGACGAGACGCCGACGCCGCCTCACCGGGCTCCGTCGCAGAATCCGCAGGAGCCCATGTCCAGCGCCGCGCAACCCGCACCCGCGCCGCAGAAGAAGAGCGCGGGCCGCGACCTGGGCGCTGCCATAGGAGTCGGGGTCGGGCTCGGCGCGGTGATCGTCGCCTCGTTGTTCGTCGTCAAGGCCGCCTTCATCGGCGTCATAACTGTCGCCGTCGTGGTGGGCCTGTGGGAGCTCACGTCGAGGCTCGCGGAGCGCAAGGGCATCAAGGCGCCGCTCGTGCCACTGGCGTTGGGCGGCGCGGCGATGGTCGTCGCCGGTTACGTCCGCGGTGCCGAGGGCGCATGGGTGGCGATGGCGCTCACGGCGCTCGCGGTCCTGGTCTGGCGGATGACGGAACCGCCCGAGGGCTACCTCAAGGACGTCACCGCGGGGGTTTTCGCGGCTTTCTACATCCCGTTCCTCGCCACGTTCGTGGCGATGATGCTCAGCGCGGACGACGGTGCGCGGCGGGTTCTCGTGTTCCTGCTGCTGGCCGTGGTCAGTGACACGGGTGCGTACGCCGTCGGCTGGCGCTTCGGCAAGCACAAGCTCGCTCCACGCATCAGCCCCGGCAAGACCCGCGAGGGTCTGTTCGGCGCGGTGGCCTTCGCCATGGTGGCGGGCGCGCTGTGCATGCACTTCCTCATCGACGACGGCACCTGGTGGCAGGGACTGGTCCTCGGTGTCGCGGTCGCGGGCAGTGCCACGCTCGGTGACCTCGGTGAGTCGATGATCAAGCGGGACCTGGGCATCAAGGACATGGGCACCCTGCTCCCGGGCCACGGCGGGATCATGGACCGGCTGGACTCCCTGCTTCCCACGGCCCCTGTGGTGTGGCTGCTGCTGGTGATCTTCGTCGGCTCCGGCTGA
- the frr gene encoding ribosome recycling factor has protein sequence MIEETLLEAEEKMEKAVVVAKEDFAAIRTGRAHPAMFNKIVADYYGALTPINQLASFSVPEPRMAVVTPFDKSAMRNIEQAIRDSDLGVNPSNDGNIIRVVFPELTEERRKDYIKVARTKAEDSKISIRSVRRKAKDGIDKMIKDGEVGEDEGRRAEKELDDTTAKYVAQVDELLKHKEAELLEV, from the coding sequence GTGATCGAAGAGACCCTCCTCGAGGCCGAGGAGAAGATGGAGAAGGCCGTCGTGGTCGCCAAGGAGGACTTCGCCGCGATCCGCACCGGCCGTGCGCACCCGGCGATGTTCAACAAGATCGTGGCGGACTACTACGGCGCGCTGACACCGATCAACCAGCTGGCCTCGTTCTCGGTGCCCGAGCCGCGCATGGCCGTGGTGACGCCGTTCGACAAGAGCGCGATGCGCAACATCGAACAGGCGATCCGTGACTCCGACCTCGGGGTCAATCCGAGCAACGACGGCAACATCATCCGGGTGGTGTTCCCCGAGCTGACCGAGGAGCGCCGCAAGGACTACATCAAGGTCGCCCGGACCAAGGCCGAGGACTCCAAGATCTCGATCCGTTCCGTCCGCCGCAAGGCGAAGGACGGCATCGACAAGATGATCAAGGACGGCGAGGTCGGCGAGGACGAGGGCCGCCGTGCGGAGAAGGAGCTCGACGACACCACCGCGAAGTACGTGGCCCAGGTGGACGAGCTGCTCAAGCACAAGGAAGCTGAGCTGCTCGAGGTCTGA
- the pyrH gene encoding UMP kinase, whose product MTTTKAADKDEKGDTGKGAGRFLLKLSGEAFAGGGALGVDPDVVHKMAREIAAVVRGGAQIAVVIGGGNFFRGAELQQRGMDRARSDYMGMLGTVMNCLALQDFLEKEGIDSRVQTAITMGQVAEPYIPLRAVRHLEKGRVVIFGAGMGMPYFSTDTTAAQRALEIDAEALLMGKNGVDGVYDSDPKTNPEAVKFDSLSYGEVITRDLKVADMTAITLCRDNKLPILVFELLTEGNIARAVKGEKIGTLVGDQGGRA is encoded by the coding sequence ATGACCACCACCAAGGCCGCCGACAAGGACGAAAAGGGCGATACCGGCAAGGGTGCCGGCCGTTTCCTGCTGAAGCTTTCCGGTGAGGCGTTCGCCGGTGGCGGGGCACTCGGCGTCGACCCCGACGTGGTGCACAAGATGGCCCGGGAGATCGCCGCGGTGGTCCGCGGCGGTGCCCAGATCGCCGTCGTCATCGGCGGCGGCAACTTCTTCCGCGGGGCCGAACTCCAGCAGCGCGGCATGGACCGGGCCCGCTCCGACTACATGGGCATGCTCGGCACCGTCATGAACTGCCTCGCCCTCCAGGACTTCCTGGAGAAGGAGGGCATCGACTCACGCGTGCAGACCGCCATCACCATGGGGCAGGTCGCCGAGCCGTACATCCCGCTGCGCGCCGTGCGCCACCTGGAGAAGGGCCGTGTGGTCATCTTCGGCGCCGGCATGGGCATGCCGTACTTCTCCACCGACACCACCGCCGCCCAGCGCGCACTGGAGATCGACGCCGAGGCCCTGCTCATGGGCAAGAACGGTGTGGACGGGGTCTACGACTCCGACCCGAAGACCAACCCGGAAGCGGTCAAGTTCGACTCGCTCAGCTACGGCGAGGTCATCACCCGCGACCTGAAGGTCGCCGACATGACCGCGATCACCCTGTGCCGCGACAACAAGCTCCCGATCCTCGTCTTCGAGCTTCTGACAGAGGGCAATATCGCGCGGGCGGTCAAGGGTGAGAAGATCGGCACGCTTGTGGGTGACCAGGGCGGCCGGGCCTGA
- the tsf gene encoding translation elongation factor Ts yields MANYTAADVKKLRELTGAGMMDCKKALDEADGNVDKAVEALRIKGQKGVAKREGRSAENGAVVSIIADDNTSGVLVELKCETDFVAKGEKFQAVANQIAQHAAATSPADIQALLASEIESGKTVQAFVDEANANLGEKIVLDRFAQFSGAYVATYMHRTMPDLPPQIGVLVELDKADADLAKGIAQHIAAFAPKYLSREDVPAEVVESERRVAEETTRAEGKPEAALPKIVEGRVNGFFKEATLLGQPYALDQKKSVQKVLDEAGVTLKRFARIKVGI; encoded by the coding sequence ATGGCGAACTACACCGCCGCCGACGTCAAGAAGCTCCGTGAGCTCACCGGCGCCGGCATGATGGACTGCAAGAAGGCGCTGGACGAGGCCGACGGCAACGTCGACAAGGCCGTCGAGGCGCTGCGCATCAAGGGCCAGAAGGGCGTCGCCAAGCGCGAGGGCCGCTCCGCCGAGAACGGCGCCGTGGTCTCCATCATCGCTGACGACAACACCTCCGGTGTCCTGGTCGAGCTGAAGTGCGAGACGGACTTCGTCGCCAAGGGCGAGAAGTTCCAGGCCGTCGCCAACCAGATCGCCCAGCACGCCGCCGCGACCTCCCCGGCCGACATCCAGGCGCTGCTCGCCTCGGAGATCGAGTCCGGCAAGACGGTCCAGGCGTTCGTCGACGAGGCCAACGCCAACCTGGGCGAGAAGATCGTCCTGGACCGCTTCGCGCAGTTCTCCGGCGCCTACGTGGCCACGTACATGCACCGCACCATGCCCGACCTGCCCCCGCAGATCGGTGTCCTGGTCGAGCTGGACAAGGCCGACGCCGACCTCGCCAAGGGCATCGCGCAGCACATCGCCGCCTTCGCGCCGAAGTACCTCTCCCGTGAGGACGTTCCGGCCGAGGTCGTCGAGTCCGAGCGTCGCGTCGCCGAGGAGACCACCCGCGCCGAGGGCAAGCCCGAGGCCGCGCTCCCGAAGATCGTCGAGGGTCGCGTCAACGGCTTCTTCAAGGAGGCCACGCTTCTCGGTCAGCCGTACGCGCTCGACCAGAAGAAGTCCGTCCAGAAGGTCCTGGACGAGGCCGGTGTCACCCTGAAGCGCTTCGCGCGCATCAAGGTCGGCATCTGA
- the rpsB gene encoding 30S ribosomal protein S2 gives MAVVTMRELLESGVHFGHQTRRWNPKMKRFIFTERNGIYIIDLLQSLSYIDRAYEFVKETVAHGGTVMFVGTKKQAQEAIAEQATRVGMPYVNQRWLGGMLTNFSTVYKRLQRLKELEQIDFEDVAASGLTKKELLVLSREKAKLEKTLGGIREMSKVPSAVWIVDTKKEHIAVGEARKLNIPVVAILDTNCDPDEVDYKIPGNDDAIRSVTLLTRVIADAVAEGLISRSGAGKAAEGDKAAGEPLAAWERDLLEGGEKKADETTAEAPAAEAPAAEAETEAPAEAEAPAETEAPAAEAPAAAEAPAAEAEKPAAAEQA, from the coding sequence ATGGCCGTCGTCACGATGCGGGAGCTGCTGGAAAGCGGCGTCCACTTCGGTCACCAGACCCGCCGTTGGAACCCGAAGATGAAGCGCTTCATCTTCACGGAGCGCAACGGCATCTACATCATCGACCTGCTCCAGTCGCTGTCGTACATCGACCGCGCCTACGAGTTCGTCAAGGAGACCGTCGCCCACGGCGGCACGGTCATGTTCGTCGGCACGAAGAAGCAGGCGCAGGAGGCGATCGCCGAGCAGGCGACCCGCGTCGGCATGCCCTACGTCAACCAGCGCTGGCTGGGCGGCATGCTCACCAACTTCTCGACCGTCTACAAGCGTCTGCAGCGCCTCAAGGAGCTCGAGCAGATCGACTTCGAGGACGTCGCCGCGTCGGGTCTCACCAAGAAGGAGCTTCTCGTGCTCTCGCGCGAGAAGGCCAAGCTGGAGAAGACCCTCGGTGGTATCCGCGAGATGTCCAAGGTGCCCAGCGCCGTCTGGATCGTGGACACCAAGAAGGAGCACATCGCGGTCGGTGAGGCCCGGAAGCTCAACATTCCGGTCGTCGCCATCCTCGACACCAACTGCGACCCCGACGAGGTCGACTACAAGATCCCGGGCAACGACGACGCGATCCGCTCCGTCACCCTGCTCACCCGCGTGATCGCCGACGCCGTCGCCGAGGGCCTCATCTCCCGCTCCGGCGCCGGCAAGGCCGCCGAGGGTGACAAGGCCGCGGGCGAACCGCTCGCCGCGTGGGAGCGCGACCTGCTCGAGGGTGGCGAGAAGAAGGCCGACGAGACCACTGCCGAGGCGCCCGCCGCCGAGGCTCCGGCCGCCGAGGCCGAGACCGAGGCTCCCGCCGAGGCTGAGGCTCCCGCCGAGACCGAGGCCCCCGCTGCTGAGGCTCCGGCTGCCGCCGAGGCCCCCGCCGCCGAGGCCGAGAAGCCGGCCGCGGCCGAGCAGGCCTGA
- a CDS encoding M23 family metallopeptidase, with amino-acid sequence MRAERFLRTWRVALWAVPMALLSTLSVAAALVAGGPAAAARDGDPGGGSGGAGPPVPTVGRAWPVGSRPSVVRGWEPPATAYGHGHRGVDLTAAPGSPVRAAAPGRVSFAGRVAGRGVVSVELTGTGDPPLRTTYEPVRATAKKGAEVAAGEVVGVLEPAGSHCPASCLHWGLRRADTYLDPLSLLPPWLLDRGPSRLLPVTGPPEYRP; translated from the coding sequence ATGCGAGCAGAACGATTTCTTCGTACGTGGCGGGTGGCACTGTGGGCCGTGCCGATGGCCCTGCTGTCGACGCTGTCGGTGGCCGCCGCGCTTGTCGCCGGGGGGCCGGCGGCCGCCGCCCGCGACGGCGACCCGGGCGGCGGCTCAGGCGGTGCAGGTCCACCGGTCCCGACGGTCGGCCGCGCCTGGCCGGTGGGATCGCGTCCGTCAGTGGTGCGCGGCTGGGAACCTCCGGCGACCGCCTACGGTCACGGCCACCGCGGCGTCGATCTCACCGCGGCCCCCGGCTCCCCGGTCCGTGCCGCCGCTCCCGGCCGGGTCTCCTTCGCGGGCCGGGTCGCGGGTCGCGGCGTCGTCTCGGTCGAGTTGACGGGCACGGGAGACCCACCCCTGCGCACGACGTACGAGCCGGTGCGGGCGACGGCGAAGAAGGGCGCCGAAGTGGCCGCGGGCGAGGTGGTCGGCGTACTCGAACCAGCGGGATCCCACTGTCCGGCCTCGTGCCTGCACTGGGGACTGCGCCGGGCGGACACCTATCTGGACCCGCTGTCCCTGCTGCCGCCGTGGCTGCTCGACCGGGGGCCCTCCCGCCTGCTGCCGGTCACCGGCCCACCGGAGTACCGGCCATGA
- a CDS encoding TetR/AcrR family transcriptional regulator: protein MAEHRSMQRAALLDAARSLLSEGGTEALTFPALAERTGLARSSVYEYFRSRAAVVEELCQVDFPLWAAEVESAMSLAGTPEGKVEAYVRRQLALVGDRQHRAVVAISASELDAGAREKIRAAHGGLVAMIVEALREMGHEQPRTAAMLLQGIVDAAVRRIETGLAEDPGAITDAAVAMALRGVRG, encoded by the coding sequence GTGGCCGAGCACCGGTCGATGCAGCGAGCCGCTTTGCTGGACGCGGCACGGTCACTGCTGTCCGAGGGCGGGACGGAAGCGCTGACGTTCCCGGCGCTCGCCGAGCGGACGGGGCTGGCGCGGTCCTCCGTGTACGAGTACTTCCGGTCCCGGGCGGCTGTCGTCGAAGAGCTCTGCCAGGTCGACTTCCCGCTCTGGGCTGCCGAGGTCGAGTCGGCGATGTCGCTGGCCGGGACGCCGGAGGGCAAGGTCGAGGCGTATGTCCGCCGGCAGCTCGCGCTGGTCGGGGACCGGCAGCACCGGGCCGTCGTGGCGATCTCCGCGAGTGAGCTCGACGCGGGTGCGCGCGAGAAGATCCGCGCCGCCCACGGGGGACTCGTCGCGATGATCGTGGAGGCGTTGCGGGAGATGGGGCACGAGCAGCCCCGGACGGCCGCGATGCTCCTTCAGGGGATCGTGGACGCGGCGGTGCGCCGGATCGAGACCGGGCTGGCCGAGGATCCCGGAGCGATCACCGACGCCGCGGTGGCGATGGCCCTGCGAGGCGTCAGGGGCTGA
- the whiG gene encoding RNA polymerase sigma factor WhiG, translating into MPQHTSGSDRAAAPPAARDGVRPPAPSTLDELWRSYKTTGDERLREQLILHYSPLVKYVAGRVSVGLPPNVEQADFVSSGVFGLIDAIEKFDIEREIKFETYAITRIRGAMIDELRALDWIPRSVRQKARNVERAYATLEAKLRRTPSECEVAAEMGIAVDELHTVFSQLSLANVVALEELLHVGGEGGNRLSLMDTLEDTAADNPVEVAEDRELRRFLARAINTLPEREKTVVTLYYYEGLTLAEIGNVLGVTESRVSQIHTKSVLQLRAKLASFGR; encoded by the coding sequence ATGCCCCAGCACACCTCCGGGTCCGACCGGGCGGCAGCTCCCCCCGCCGCCCGCGACGGCGTGCGGCCGCCCGCCCCCTCGACGCTCGACGAGCTGTGGAGGTCGTACAAGACCACCGGCGACGAGCGGCTGCGCGAACAGTTGATCCTGCACTACTCGCCGCTGGTGAAGTACGTCGCGGGCCGGGTGAGCGTGGGGCTGCCGCCCAATGTGGAGCAGGCGGACTTCGTGTCGTCGGGTGTGTTCGGGCTGATCGACGCCATCGAGAAGTTCGACATCGAGCGGGAGATCAAGTTCGAGACGTACGCGATCACGCGGATCCGGGGCGCGATGATCGACGAGCTGCGGGCGCTCGACTGGATCCCCCGGTCCGTGCGGCAGAAGGCACGCAACGTCGAGCGGGCCTACGCGACGCTCGAGGCGAAGCTGCGGCGCACGCCTTCGGAGTGCGAGGTGGCCGCGGAGATGGGGATCGCGGTCGACGAACTGCACACGGTGTTCAGCCAGTTGTCGCTGGCCAACGTCGTGGCCCTGGAGGAACTGCTGCATGTCGGCGGCGAGGGCGGCAACCGGCTGAGTCTGATGGACACGCTCGAGGACACCGCGGCCGACAACCCCGTGGAGGTCGCCGAGGACCGTGAGCTGCGGCGCTTTCTGGCACGGGCCATCAACACGCTGCCCGAGAGGGAGAAGACCGTGGTCACCCTCTACTACTACGAAGGTCTCACGCTCGCCGAGATCGGCAACGTACTCGGGGTGACGGAGAGCCGCGTCAGCCAGATCCACACCAAGTCCGTGCTGCAGCTTCGGGCGAAGCTGGCGAGCTTCGGGCGCTGA
- the dprA gene encoding DNA-processing protein DprA produces the protein MSGDEERFHRAFLARVVEPGDEVCGRWLREAGAGEVVRRLTGAGQQLPGVTDTRWAGLRARAERADPERDLLLARDAGTRFVCPGDPEWPAQLDDLGDSKPIGLWVRGRPSLRIWALRSVAVVGARACTEYGAHMASTLGAGLAERGWVVVSGGAYGVDGATHRGALGAGGATVAVLACGVDRPYPRGHTQLITRIAEQGLVIGELPPGEHPTPSRFILRNRVIAALTRGTVVVEAAYRSGALVTARAAQRLGRFTMGVPGPATSSLSAGVHELLRGDAVLVTDAAEVAELVGDMGELAPARRGPVLPRDLLDPAAARVLAALPAREERTRQEVARGAGTTEDEAIARLYELRSLGFVERHGDGWKLTRQATISVGQDRG, from the coding sequence GTGAGCGGGGACGAGGAGCGGTTCCACCGGGCTTTCCTCGCCCGCGTCGTCGAGCCGGGGGACGAGGTCTGTGGACGGTGGCTCCGCGAGGCCGGAGCGGGGGAGGTGGTCCGACGCCTCACGGGAGCCGGACAGCAGCTGCCGGGCGTGACGGACACGAGATGGGCCGGTCTGCGGGCGCGGGCCGAGCGCGCGGACCCCGAGCGGGACCTACTCCTGGCGCGGGACGCCGGGACCCGGTTCGTGTGTCCCGGAGACCCCGAATGGCCCGCGCAGCTCGACGACCTCGGGGATTCGAAGCCCATCGGGCTGTGGGTGCGAGGGCGGCCCAGTCTGCGGATATGGGCTCTGCGTTCCGTCGCGGTCGTCGGGGCGCGGGCCTGCACCGAGTACGGCGCCCACATGGCGTCCACGCTCGGGGCCGGGCTCGCGGAGAGAGGGTGGGTCGTGGTGTCGGGGGGTGCCTACGGCGTCGACGGCGCGACACACCGAGGCGCGCTCGGAGCGGGCGGGGCCACCGTCGCCGTGCTCGCCTGCGGGGTCGACCGGCCCTACCCGCGCGGCCACACACAGTTGATCACAAGGATCGCCGAACAGGGTCTGGTCATCGGTGAGTTGCCGCCCGGGGAGCATCCGACACCGAGCAGATTCATCCTGCGCAACCGCGTCATCGCGGCGTTGACCCGCGGCACGGTGGTCGTCGAGGCGGCGTACCGGAGCGGCGCTCTGGTGACCGCCCGGGCCGCACAGAGGTTGGGCCGATTCACGATGGGAGTACCGGGGCCCGCCACCAGCAGTCTCTCGGCCGGCGTGCACGAACTCCTGCGCGGGGACGCGGTGCTGGTCACCGACGCCGCGGAAGTCGCCGAGCTCGTCGGCGACATGGGGGAGCTGGCCCCGGCCCGACGAGGGCCGGTGCTGCCGCGCGACCTGCTGGATCCGGCGGCCGCCCGTGTGCTGGCCGCGTTGCCGGCCAGGGAGGAGAGGACACGGCAGGAGGTCGCCAGAGGCGCCGGGACGACCGAGGACGAGGCGATCGCGAGGCTGTACGAACTCCGCTCACTTGGCTTCGTCGAACGACACGGCGACGGCTGGAAGTTGACACGCCAGGCCACGATCTCTGTCGGTCAGGATCGGGGATGA